A single window of Grus americana isolate bGruAme1 chromosome 6, bGruAme1.mat, whole genome shotgun sequence DNA harbors:
- the LOC129208217 gene encoding uncharacterized protein LOC129208217 produces MHLQPQLAPEGSSRVSLSPCHFFTGSLYGANALKGLFFISWEEGEDTVFILPGSVEQAAVLSVFSFRPACRLVHPSAICSDLCEEGPWQWHTSAEDHCPSYQILMKLGFFPSKDALEGSEVSPAVMGVAVKDEMLFTCSGGLAAQVDIVSEALVRGCSCRSMSVSPCQGRGWRCLCTLVLRQL; encoded by the exons ATGCACCTGCAACCCCAACTTG CTCCGGAGGGAAGCAGCCGTGTTTCGCTTTCGCCTTGTCACTTCTTTACTGGATCCCTGTACGGTGCAAATGCCCTCAAAGGGCTGTTTTTCATCtcctgggaggagggagaagacacAGTTTTCATCCTGCCAG GCAGCGTGGAGCAGGCAGCAGTCCtgagtgttttttcctttcgCCCTGCATGTCGGCTGGTCCATCCCTCAGCCATTTGCAGCGACTTGTGTGAGGAAGGACCATGGCAGTGGCACACTTCAGCTGAAGACCATTGCCCAAGCTATCAAATATTGAtgaagctgggtttttttcccagcaaagaTGCTCTTGAAGGCAGTGAAGTTTCCCCAGCAGTGATGGGGGTTGCTGTGAAGGATGAAATGCTTTTCACCTGTTCAGGAG GGCTTGCGGCCCAGGTGGACATTGTGTCTGAAGCTCTGGTGAGAGGGTGCAGCTGCAGAAGCATGTCTGTGAGTCCCTGCCAGGGAAGAGGG TGGAGATGCCTTTGCACCCTGGTCCTGAGGCAGCTGTAG